A single Ciona intestinalis chromosome 14, KH, whole genome shotgun sequence DNA region contains:
- the LOC100180755 gene encoding inverted formin-2 isoform X9: MLKTQRKWSLIAQKAQKKEKDSMEETLSNLENAEPELCIRLLHFPSVQNFSGLKKKIQHCSEEWMKGFLEQDGLAVLFTTLERLSDDTTRASKSTLITSMELLQCVGCVKAVMNSRTGLDFVISREDYTRVLSTTLDSANVMVKKQVFELLAAMCIYSSEGKSRSIDAMEHYKQAKSQRYRFSVVINELRNAENLPYQTGILSFINAAILSTDAIHQRVKLRNEFIGLQLLDVLSELRLESVRTNLAKSRAIFGNPNNSDDFGNGYQLRSCAHLEADDLLIQLEVFDEKKLEDEEEIQAITGVEGIDINNHQDVFAAVFNKVCNSPQANNLLTILQCLVQLNPDDRVSDLAWEALVTIAQKAAVLETVAEAQKLLRGRLSRRTSVFTTSIYTQTEQGAIQKLNEEAIEETDGGATVVCTPPPPPPPPPPLGNIPPPPPPPPMGGIPPPPPPPGGIPPPPPPPSGGIPPPPPPPGGIPPPPPPPGGVPPPPPGLPPVYGGIVPVNAAQLNSRPSVRRSATVPKPTAKLRKFNWQKIPQNTLRKSTDSVWENLERGGCELEPNYKTIEELFSQKQIVKKEVTKQKKKAAPAEVTLIDSRKSLNVNIFLRQFRLPNEEIIKALKQGNREILTEEKLKNMLKFLPEDAEIETIRSFKGDPTTLGNAEKYFRLLIGLKDYVLRIEAAIARESFDEEMTSIVPVIDNIKQAVNAIRQCKKLEDFLVLILKTGNYLNFGGYAGDAHAFKITSLLKLSETKSNKPRMTLMHCVVMEAAENHPHLLDIPSELSVVMECKTVSVDHLKSTINRLTGGIAKLTKQVEKSSKEVKEQFAPFLKVATDKVSTFAKDLEEIENLRLSLAKYLVEDEAKFKLEECLSTFAKLCEQIKSAIKENKERAVMEEKKKKRAQMEEERKKSGKVSKFAPPPAGENIIDNLLTDIRKGFKLKKSSESPTKSRLNSVANENQTDNAAETNNATDSAQEATTISIKQKDEKFATLVRVSNGENDVTSKETDKTSPELHDIVNSSNSTDANAKDTDANKTVVISPSDVDITVTEIPTVLDSPSDVGKPVTELPVVLDLSSNLDIAGNEIPVALDTPSNVDKSVADIPVAVSLPNNVDTEVIEMPVTLLSPNKEDNTVADIPVALDLPKDVDNAVTETPVESDMKVQEPLHLIPAKPITKVISPIMISPDEQNLLINGENVSENLLEVNGNLQKKGSDVDPATTAGPGILQEAKDKLEQIVDSMKPMQGSTVDGDKKGDRKKSTISTSREASEDIEAPGPSSRRGHGMQGNVSARSSIDKSDKKKKSLCRVQ, from the exons ATG CTAAAAACTCAGAGAAAATGGAGTCTAATAGCTCAGAAGGCTCAAAAGAAAGAGAAGGACTCGATGGAAGAAACGCTTTCCAATTTAGAAAATGCTGAACCAGAGCTTTGCATACGGCTCCTACATTTTCCTTCCGTTCAGAACTTTTCTGGCCTCAAAAAGAAAATTCAGCACTGCTCTGAAGAATGGATGAAG GGATTTCTGGAGCAAGACGGTCTCGCTGTTCTTTTTACGACATTGGAACGCCTTTCGGATGATACGACAAGAGCCTCCAAGAGCACCCTTATTACATCAATGGAGCTGCTACAATGTGTGGG atgTGTGAAAGCTGTTATGAATTCACGCACCGGTCTGGATTTTGTCATCTCCAGAGAAGATTACACACGAGTTTTGTCGACAA CATTGGACAGTGCAAACGTAATGGTAAAGAAGCAAGTTTTCGAACTCCTGGCAGCTATGTGCATTTACTCAAGCGAAGGAAAGTCAAGATCTATAGATGCAATGGAGCATTACAAG CAAGCTAAGTCCCAGCGCTATCGATTTAGCGTTGTTATTAACGAATTGCGGAATGCGGAGAACTTGCCGTACCAAACCGGGATTCTATCCTTTATAAACGCAGCGATCCTTTCAACGGACGCCATACATCAACGAGTGAAATTACGAAATGAATTTATTG GTCTTCAGCTGTTAGACGTACTCTCGGAACTTCG GCTTGAGTCTGTACGAACTAATTT AGCAAAGTCTCGTGCTATCTTCGGGAACCCGAACAACTCAGACGATTTTGGGAACGGGTATCAACTGCGATCATGCGc ccACTTGGAAGCAGATGACTTGCTAATCCAGTTGGAAGTTTTCGACGAGAAAAAACTTGAAGACGAAGAGGAGATTCAGGCGATAACAGGCGTTGAAGGAATTGATATCAACAATCATCAAGACGTGTTTGCAGCCGTCTTTAACAAA GTATGCAATTCTCCACAAGCCAACAACCTACTGACGATATTACAGTGTCTGGTGCAGCTTAACCCAGATGACAGAGTGTCAGACTTGGCATGGGAGGCGCTCGTTACTATTGCACAGAAGGCAGCAGTCTTAGAGACAGTAGCCGAAGCACAGAAACTTTTGCGGGGCAGGCTTTCAAGGAGAACTTCCGTATTTACGACTTCAATATATACTCAAACCGAACAGGGGGCAATACAAAAGTTGAACGAAGAGGCAATCGAAGAAACAGATGGTGGGGCAACTGTAGTTTGCAccccaccaccaccaccaccgcCGCCCCCGCCTTTGGGGAATATACCCCCGCCACCACCGCCCCCACCTATGGGAGGCATTCCTCCGCCCCCACCACCACCTGGGGGTATTCCCCCACCACCGCCCCCACCATCGGGAGGCATTCCTCCGCCCCCACCACCTCCTGGGGGTATTCCCCCGCCCCCACCACCCCCTGGGGGTGTTCCACCACCACCGCCAGGTCTCCCTCCAGTATACGGAGGAATCGTTCCTGTAAACGCGGCCCAACTGAACAGTCGACCGTCGGTGAGGCGTTCGGCAACTGTCCCGAAACCGACAGCGAAATTACGAAAGTTTAACTGGCAGAAGATCCCACAAAACACCCTGCGTAAAAG cACGGATAGTGTCTGGGAGAATTTGGAACGTGGAGGTTGTGAGTTGGAACCGAATTACAAAACGATTGAGGAGTTGTTCTCTCAGAAGCAAATCGTGAAGAAAGAAGtgacaaaacagaaaaagaaggCGGCTCCAGCCgag GTGACTCTGATCGACTCCCGGAAGAGCTTGAATGTCAATATCTTTCTCCGGCAGTTCAGACTTCCTAACgaagaaattataaaagcgCTTAAACAAGGCAACCGCGAAATATTAA CTGAAGAAAAACTAAAGAACATGCTGAAGTTCTTGCCCGAAGACGCGGAAATTGAGACAATACGTTCGTTCAAAGGTGACCCAACTACTCTTGGAAACGCAGAGAAATACTTCCGGCTTCTCATCGGTCTTAAAGATTACGTGCTTCGGATTGAAGCCGCCATAGCCCGTGAGAGTTTTGATGAAGAAATGACATCAATAGTGCCCGTGATTGACAACATAAAGCAAGCAGTAAACG CTATTCGGCAATGCAAGAAGTTAGAAGATTTTCTTGTTCTTATATTAAAGACAGGCAACTACTTGAACTTCGGTGGTTACGCTGGTGACGCGCATGCGTTCAAAATAACATCCCTTCTCAAG TTATCTGAAACCAAATCGAACAAACCACGGATGACTCTGATGCATTGTGTGGTGATGGAGGCGGCGGAAAACCACCCCCATCTTCTTGATATTCCGTCAGAACTCTCGGTAGTGATGGAGTGCAAAACGGTTTCTGTGGACCACCTGAAATCAACCATCAACCGCCTAACTGGAGGGATTGCCAAGCTCACAAAACAA GTCGAAAAATCCTCCAAAGAGGTTAAAGAGCAGTTCGCACCTTTTCTTAAAGTTGCCACGGACAAGGTAAGTACTTTTGCTAAAGATCTCGAAGAAATAGAGAATTTGAGATTAAGTTTGGCCAAGTACCTTGTTGAGGACGAAGCCAAATTCAAACTGGAGGAGTGCCTTTCCACATTTGCAAAGCTTTGCGAACAG ATAAAGTCGGCAATCAAAGAGAACAAGGAGCGAGCTGTGATGGaggaaaagaagaagaagagagCTCAGATGGAAGAAGAGAGAAAAAAGAGTGGGAAGGTTTCCAAGTTTGCTCCACCACCAGCTGGA gAAAATATAATTGACAATCTGTTAACTGACATTCGAAAAGGATTTAAGCTGAAGAAGTCAAGTGAATCACCAACCAAATCAAG ATTAAACTCTGTTGCAAACGAAAACCAAACTGACAATGCTGCTGAGACTAATAATGCTACCGATTCTGCACAAGAAGCCACAACTATCTCTATAAAGCAGAAAGATGAAAAATTTGCAACTTTGGTCCGAGTTTCGAATGGTGAGAATGATGTAACCAGTAAAGAGACAGATAAAACGTCTCCGGAATTGCACGACATTGTCAATTCCAGTAACTCTACTGATGCTAATGCTAAAGATACTGATGCAAATAAGACTGTGGTTATTTCGCCAAGCGATGTGGACATTACAGTTACAGAAATACCAACAGTGTTAGACTCACCAAGTGACGTTGGTAAACCAGTCACAGAATTACCGGTAGTTTTAGATTTGTCAAGCAACTTGGACATTGCAGGTAATGAAATACCAGTTGCTTTAGATACTCCAAGCAATGTGGATAAATCAGTGGCAGATATACCGGTAGCTGTAAGTTTACCCAACAATGTGGACACTGAAGTCATAGAAATGCCGGTCACTTTACTTTCACCAAACAAAGAAGACAATACAGTCGCAGATATACCAGTAGCTTTAGATTTGCCAAAGGATGTGGACAATGCAGTTACTGAAACACCAGTAGAATCAGACATGAAAGTTCAAGAGCCTTTGCATCTCATACCGGCAAAGCCTATAACCAAAGTGATAAGTCCAATCATGATTTCTCCAGATGAACAAAATTTGCTTATTAATGGAGAAAATGTATCTGAAAATCTTCTAGAAGTCAACGGGAATCTCCAAAAGAAAGGTTCTGATGTTGACCCTGCTACGACAGCAGGACCTGGAATTCTGCAAGAAGCTAAAGATAAATTGGAACAGATAGTGGACTCCATGAAACCAATGCAAGGCTCAACTGTGGACGGTGATAAAAAAGGTGACAGAAAAAAATCGACTATTTCAACATCCAGAGAAG CATCCGAAGATATAGAGGCCCCAGGGCCGAGTTCTAGACGTGGACACGGCATGCAAGGAAATGTTTCTGCTCGTTCATCTATTGATAAATCtgacaaaaagaaaaaatccctCTGCCGCGTTCAATAA
- the LOC100180755 gene encoding inverted formin-2 isoform X8, whose product MLKTQRKWSLIAQKAQKKEKDSMEETLSNLENAEPELCIRLLHFPSVQNFSGLKKKIQHCSEEWMKGFLEQDGLAVLFTTLERLSDDTTRASKSTLITSMELLQCVGCVKAVMNSRTGLDFVISREDYTRVLSTTLDSANVMVKKQVFELLAAMCIYSSEGKSRSIDAMEHYKQAKSQRYRFSVVINELRNAENLPYQTGILSFINAAILSTDAIHQRVKLRNEFIGLQLLDVLSELRLESVRTNLAKSRAIFGNPNNSDDFGNGYQLRSCAHLEADDLLIQLEVFDEKKLEDEEEIQAITGVEGIDINNHQDVFAAVFNKVCNSPQANNLLTILQCLVQLNPDDRVSDLAWEALVTIAQKAAVLETVAEAQKLLRGRLSRRTSVFTTSIYTQTEQGAIQKLNEEAIEETDGGATVVCTPPPPPPPPPPLGNIPPPPPPPPMGGIPPPPPPPGGIPPPPPPPSGGIPPPPPPPGGIPPPPPPPGGVPPPPPGLPPVYGGIVPVNAAQLNSRPSVRRSATVPKPTAKLRKFNWQKIPQNTLRKSTDSVWENLERGGCELEPNYKTIEELFSQKQIVKKEVTKQKKKAAPAEVTLIDSRKSLNVNIFLRQFRLPNEEIIKALKQGNREILTEEKLKNMLKFLPEDAEIETIRSFKGDPTTLGNAEKYFRLLIGLKDYVLRIEAAIARESFDEEMTSIVPVIDNIKQAVNAIRQCKKLEDFLVLILKTGNYLNFGGYAGDAHAFKITSLLKLSETKSNKPRMTLMHCVVMEAAENHPHLLDIPSELSVVMECKTVSVDHLKSTINRLTGGIAKLTKQVEKSSKEVKEQFAPFLKVATDKVSTFAKDLEEIENLRLSLAKYLVEDEAKFKLEECLSTFAKLCEQIKSAIKENKERAVMEEKKKKRAQMEEERKKSGKVSKFAPPPAGENIIDNLLTDIRKGFKLKKSSESPTKSRLNSVANENQTDNAAETNNATDSAQEATTISIKQKDEKFATLVRVSNEVNGNLQKKGSDVDPATTAGPGILQEAKDKLEQIVDSMKPMQGSTVDGDKKGDRKKSTISTSREGDKRKAKPKMPLFTSKNTKQNLTTSNMKKQIGEANPRVKQLRQRYGSTNSDRSRTPKAPILNKNVLADKAKSVLKTNRAKTVPAQSVITERLKRPSTTPSADRNRINSSSTKTDVIKAPKKPITNLPAVDAHKFDGRSYYSAPKAIKTVPTKAKPLRKTPETKQNQLQSKLQTDRKAMDKTSLKDKTTKVTDKTSAHKTTKVTDKTLSKDKTTLAAQKNTPKPVTSDSINKISNKNASVDKKTKLDTTSASKRFTSHEDAMKRKYAFRRDQKRTPIATKSITNNRKISKTATSLS is encoded by the exons ATG CTAAAAACTCAGAGAAAATGGAGTCTAATAGCTCAGAAGGCTCAAAAGAAAGAGAAGGACTCGATGGAAGAAACGCTTTCCAATTTAGAAAATGCTGAACCAGAGCTTTGCATACGGCTCCTACATTTTCCTTCCGTTCAGAACTTTTCTGGCCTCAAAAAGAAAATTCAGCACTGCTCTGAAGAATGGATGAAG GGATTTCTGGAGCAAGACGGTCTCGCTGTTCTTTTTACGACATTGGAACGCCTTTCGGATGATACGACAAGAGCCTCCAAGAGCACCCTTATTACATCAATGGAGCTGCTACAATGTGTGGG atgTGTGAAAGCTGTTATGAATTCACGCACCGGTCTGGATTTTGTCATCTCCAGAGAAGATTACACACGAGTTTTGTCGACAA CATTGGACAGTGCAAACGTAATGGTAAAGAAGCAAGTTTTCGAACTCCTGGCAGCTATGTGCATTTACTCAAGCGAAGGAAAGTCAAGATCTATAGATGCAATGGAGCATTACAAG CAAGCTAAGTCCCAGCGCTATCGATTTAGCGTTGTTATTAACGAATTGCGGAATGCGGAGAACTTGCCGTACCAAACCGGGATTCTATCCTTTATAAACGCAGCGATCCTTTCAACGGACGCCATACATCAACGAGTGAAATTACGAAATGAATTTATTG GTCTTCAGCTGTTAGACGTACTCTCGGAACTTCG GCTTGAGTCTGTACGAACTAATTT AGCAAAGTCTCGTGCTATCTTCGGGAACCCGAACAACTCAGACGATTTTGGGAACGGGTATCAACTGCGATCATGCGc ccACTTGGAAGCAGATGACTTGCTAATCCAGTTGGAAGTTTTCGACGAGAAAAAACTTGAAGACGAAGAGGAGATTCAGGCGATAACAGGCGTTGAAGGAATTGATATCAACAATCATCAAGACGTGTTTGCAGCCGTCTTTAACAAA GTATGCAATTCTCCACAAGCCAACAACCTACTGACGATATTACAGTGTCTGGTGCAGCTTAACCCAGATGACAGAGTGTCAGACTTGGCATGGGAGGCGCTCGTTACTATTGCACAGAAGGCAGCAGTCTTAGAGACAGTAGCCGAAGCACAGAAACTTTTGCGGGGCAGGCTTTCAAGGAGAACTTCCGTATTTACGACTTCAATATATACTCAAACCGAACAGGGGGCAATACAAAAGTTGAACGAAGAGGCAATCGAAGAAACAGATGGTGGGGCAACTGTAGTTTGCAccccaccaccaccaccaccgcCGCCCCCGCCTTTGGGGAATATACCCCCGCCACCACCGCCCCCACCTATGGGAGGCATTCCTCCGCCCCCACCACCACCTGGGGGTATTCCCCCACCACCGCCCCCACCATCGGGAGGCATTCCTCCGCCCCCACCACCTCCTGGGGGTATTCCCCCGCCCCCACCACCCCCTGGGGGTGTTCCACCACCACCGCCAGGTCTCCCTCCAGTATACGGAGGAATCGTTCCTGTAAACGCGGCCCAACTGAACAGTCGACCGTCGGTGAGGCGTTCGGCAACTGTCCCGAAACCGACAGCGAAATTACGAAAGTTTAACTGGCAGAAGATCCCACAAAACACCCTGCGTAAAAG cACGGATAGTGTCTGGGAGAATTTGGAACGTGGAGGTTGTGAGTTGGAACCGAATTACAAAACGATTGAGGAGTTGTTCTCTCAGAAGCAAATCGTGAAGAAAGAAGtgacaaaacagaaaaagaaggCGGCTCCAGCCgag GTGACTCTGATCGACTCCCGGAAGAGCTTGAATGTCAATATCTTTCTCCGGCAGTTCAGACTTCCTAACgaagaaattataaaagcgCTTAAACAAGGCAACCGCGAAATATTAA CTGAAGAAAAACTAAAGAACATGCTGAAGTTCTTGCCCGAAGACGCGGAAATTGAGACAATACGTTCGTTCAAAGGTGACCCAACTACTCTTGGAAACGCAGAGAAATACTTCCGGCTTCTCATCGGTCTTAAAGATTACGTGCTTCGGATTGAAGCCGCCATAGCCCGTGAGAGTTTTGATGAAGAAATGACATCAATAGTGCCCGTGATTGACAACATAAAGCAAGCAGTAAACG CTATTCGGCAATGCAAGAAGTTAGAAGATTTTCTTGTTCTTATATTAAAGACAGGCAACTACTTGAACTTCGGTGGTTACGCTGGTGACGCGCATGCGTTCAAAATAACATCCCTTCTCAAG TTATCTGAAACCAAATCGAACAAACCACGGATGACTCTGATGCATTGTGTGGTGATGGAGGCGGCGGAAAACCACCCCCATCTTCTTGATATTCCGTCAGAACTCTCGGTAGTGATGGAGTGCAAAACGGTTTCTGTGGACCACCTGAAATCAACCATCAACCGCCTAACTGGAGGGATTGCCAAGCTCACAAAACAA GTCGAAAAATCCTCCAAAGAGGTTAAAGAGCAGTTCGCACCTTTTCTTAAAGTTGCCACGGACAAGGTAAGTACTTTTGCTAAAGATCTCGAAGAAATAGAGAATTTGAGATTAAGTTTGGCCAAGTACCTTGTTGAGGACGAAGCCAAATTCAAACTGGAGGAGTGCCTTTCCACATTTGCAAAGCTTTGCGAACAG ATAAAGTCGGCAATCAAAGAGAACAAGGAGCGAGCTGTGATGGaggaaaagaagaagaagagagCTCAGATGGAAGAAGAGAGAAAAAAGAGTGGGAAGGTTTCCAAGTTTGCTCCACCACCAGCTGGA gAAAATATAATTGACAATCTGTTAACTGACATTCGAAAAGGATTTAAGCTGAAGAAGTCAAGTGAATCACCAACCAAATCAAG ATTAAACTCTGTTGCAAACGAAAACCAAACTGACAATGCTGCTGAGACTAATAATGCTACCGATTCTGCACAAGAAGCCACAACTATCTCTATAAAGCAGAAAGATGAAAAATTTGCAACTTTGGTCCGAGTTTCGAATG AAGTCAACGGGAATCTCCAAAAGAAAGGTTCTGATGTTGACCCTGCTACGACAGCAGGACCTGGAATTCTGCAAGAAGCTAAAGATAAATTGGAACAGATAGTGGACTCCATGAAACCAATGCAAGGCTCAACTGTGGACGGTGATAAAAAAGGTGACAGAAAAAAATCGACTATTTCAACATCCAGAGAAG GAGACAAGCGAAAAGCTAAACCGAAAATGCCACTTTTCACTTCTAAGAATACAAAGCAGAATTTGACTACCAGCAACATGAAAAAGCAAATCGGTGAAGCTAATCCTAGAGTAAAACAATTGCGTCAACGCTATGGTTCAACAAACTCAGACCGAAGCAGGACTCCAAAGGCGCCAATCCTTAATAAAAATGTGCTTGCTGATAAAGCAAAGTCTGTTCTGAAAACAAACCGTGCGAAGACAGTACCCGCTCAATCAGTAATAACAGAACGTTTAAAACGGCCGTCTACTACGCCAAGTGCAGACAGGAATAGAATAAACAGTAGTTCCACTAAAACAGATGTGATCAAAGCACCCAAGAAACCGATTACAAATTTGCCAGCAGTAGATGCACATAAGTTTGATGGCCGCTCCTACTATTCAGCACCAAAAGCAATCAAAACAGTTCCAACAAAAGCCAAACCCCTACGAAAAACACCAGAAACCAAACAAAACCAACTTCAATCAAAACTCCAAACTGACCGAAAAGCTATGGATAAAACTTCATTAAAAGACAAGACTACAAAAGTAACAGATAAAACTTCCGCACACAAGACTACAAAAGTTACagataaaactttatcaaaaGACAAGACTACACTAGCTGCACAGAAAAACACTCCAAAGCCTGTCACCTCTgattctataaataaaatctctaataaaaatgcaagtgttgataaaaagacaaaattagACACTACTAGTGCCTCAAAACGCTTCACATCACACGAAGATGCAATGAAGAGGAAATACGCATTTCGTAGAGATCAAAAACGTACCCCTATAGCAACTAAATCCATaacaaacaacagaaaaatatcaaaaactgCAACCTCACTATCATAA